Proteins from one Hyperolius riggenbachi isolate aHypRig1 chromosome 2, aHypRig1.pri, whole genome shotgun sequence genomic window:
- the GPR18 gene encoding N-arachidonyl glycine receptor yields MMIMMENINETVGPDDWPFQEYGISALIYYSIILPIGLFVNTTALWVFSCTTKRRTTVTIYMMNVALLDLMFLLFVPFRLIYYAKQYWPFGDLFCRIMGALTIFYPSVTLWLLAFISADRYMAIVQPKHIKELKNISKAIAACFGIWIMTIVTTTPLLFVYEDPDKEYNFTTCFKMFDLIHFKRNSILNFARLIFFFLIPLLIMIGCYIVITYSLVSGRTSRLKPKAKRKSIQIIVTLVVQVLVCFVPFHVCFILLMTQDGYKYYIFWGKLATFLMNLSTCLDLILYYIVSKQFQARVISVIWYRNYLRSVRRKSMVTGSIRSLSNINSEMV; encoded by the coding sequence ATGATGATAATGATGGAGAACATTAATGAAACCGTTGGTCCTGATGACTGGCCATTCCAAGAATATGGCATCTCTGCACTCATATACTACAGCATTATCCTCCCCATCGGACTGTTTGTGAATACCACAGCCCTCTGGGTGTTTAGCTGCACTACCAAAAGGCGAACAACTGTAACGATTTACATGATGAATGTGGCACTGCTAGACTTgatgtttttactttttgttcCATTTCGTCTAATCTACTATGCCAAACAATACTGGCCCTTTGGAGACCTATTCTGCCGAATTATGGGAGCTCTTACCATATTTTACCCAAGCGTGACACTGTGGCTGCTGGCTTTTATCAGTGCTGATCGGTACATGGCCATTGTACAGCCAAAGCACATCAAGGAACTAAAGAACATCTCTAAAGCAATAGCAGCATGCTTCGGGATTTGGATAATGACGATAGTGACCACGACCCCTTTGCTTTTTGTATACGAGGACCCGGACAAAGAATATAACTTCACCACTTGTTTTAAAATGTTTGACCTCATCCACTTTAAACGAAACAGCATCCTCAACTTTGCTCGCTTAATCTTCTTTTTCCTGATCCCACTGCTGATCATGATAGGCTGTTACATCGTTATTACCTATAGCCTTGTGAGCGGAAGAACGTCTCGACTGAAGCCCAAAGCTAAAAGGAAGTCGATACAGATCATTGTTACTCTAGTGGTGCAGGTCCTGGTCTGCTTTGTACCATTTCACGTGTGCTTTATTTTACTTATGACCCAGGATGGATATAAATACTACATATTTTGGGGGAAATTGGCCACCTTCCTGATGAACCTGAGTACATGCTTGGATTTAATCCTGTATTACATTGTCTCAAAACAGTTCCAGGCACGAGTGATCAGTGTCATCTGGTACCGCAACTATTTGCGCAGT